The sequence below is a genomic window from Halanaerobiales bacterium.
TTTTCCCTAATTACCTCTTTTGTACTCTGATAATTAGCTATAGAAATAACAAAAATAGTTAAAGCTAATACTATTATAATTATGTATTTAAATCTTTTTAATATGTTATTCAATTACCTCACTCCCATATAGTATTATTCGGTAATAAATGTAAAATACCTGCAAAGCAGGAATAAAAAAATACCCCACTCAGATCTTAAGTGGAGTAATAAATAAACATATATTGAAAGGTACCGGGTACTTTTTCTTTTTTTATTTATTTTAGGGCTTCTTTCAGAGTATGCCAGGATAAAACAGCACATTTAACTCTTGCTGGCATATTAGAGATATTTTGCAGGGCTCTTGCGTCCTTTAATTTTTTTAGTTCTTCTTTATCATCGATTTCTTTTTTTATCATTTTTATAAAAGTATCTACTAATTCTAAAGCTTCTTCCACACTTTTTCCCTTTATGAGATCTATCATAATGGAAGTAGACGCCTGTGAAATAGCACAACCACTTCCATGAAATACTGCTTTTTTGATAATTTCATCTTCTATATTAAGATCTAAAGTAATATCATCACCACAATTAGGATTATGACCGTGTTCACTTAAATCAGGGTTTTCTAATTCTCCTTTATTTTCCTTTTTATTATTATGATGCATTATCAAATCAGTATATACAGAATTAAGATCCATTACTAAACATCTCCTTTGCCTTTTTTATTCCTTCAATTAAGGCATCAATATCTTCTCTATCATTATAAATATAAAAACTTGCTCTTAAAGCTGAGTTAATCCCTAATTCTGCCATTAAAGGTTGAGCACAATGATGACCTGATCTAACTGCAACTCCTTTAGAATCAATAATAGTAGCACTATCATGAGAGTGAATCCCTTCAATATTAAAAGAAATAATACCACCTTTATTTTCAATATTTTCAGAACCATAAATTTCTAAATAATCCAGTTTAACCATCTCATTTAAAGCATATTCTAATAATTTTTTTTCATGCTCGAAAACTCTTTCCATACCTATCTTTTCCAAATAATCAATAGCCGCACTCAAACCTACTACTCCTTCAACATTGGGAGTTCCAGCTTCAAAGCGCTCAGGGATAGGAGCAAAACTGGAAGAGGATTTTTGTACATATTCTATCATTCCTCCTCCAGTTAAAAAGGGAGGCATCTCATCTAATAAATCTTTTTTACCATATAATACTCCAATCCCCATTGGGCCCAACATTTTGTGTCCGGAAAAAGCATAAAAATCTACATCAAGTTTTTGCACATCTACTTTCATGTGAGGTACAGCCTGAGCACCATCAACTATTACATATACTCCTTTTTTATGAGCATAATTAGTGATTTTTTGGATATCATTGATTAGACCTGTTACATTAGACATGTGAGTAATACTCAAAATCTTTGTATTTTTATTTATTTTATCTTTAATTTCCTGAAAAGGAATTTCCCCATTTTCATTAATATCAAGATATTTTAACTTTATATCTTTTCTTTTACTTAACTGCTGCCAGGGCAGAATATTACTATGATGTTCAGCAGTAGAAATTAACACTTCATCCCCTGATTCAAGTTCTTTTTCAGCAAATGAATAAGCAAGTAAATTAAGAGATTCAGTAGTGTTCCTGGTAAATATTATCTCTTTAGCTGAATTAGCATTAATAAATTCTTTTACTTTTTTTCTACCTTCTTCATATTTTTCAGTAGCTTTAACACTTAAATAGTGAGCTCCTCGATGAGGATTGGCATTAAATTTTTTATTATATTCTTCAACAGTTTTCAATACTTGCTCCGGTTTTTGAGTAGTAGCTGCATTATCCAAATAATGAAGAGATTGCCCATTAACCTCGTGACTTAAAATAGGAAAATCATTTTTTATCTCATTACTATTCAAGCTTCCTTTTGACTTCATTCATAACACTTCCTTTAAGATCATTAAGAGGTATTTTTTCAAAAATAGGATTAAAAGCAGCCTCAACTAAGAGCTTTTTAGCTTCTACTTTTGTAAAACCTCTACTCATCAAATAGAATAAACTATTTTCATCTATTTGTCCGGCACTAACTGCATGTTCTCCCTGAACATTATCTTCTTCAGTAAATAGAGCAGGTATTGAATCTGATTCTACTCTTTTATCCATCAAAAGAATATGTTCCTTTTCTGAGCCATCTGCAGCTTTGGCCTCTTTTTTAAAATGGAGATTACCTCTAAATATCTTCTTAGCTTTATCTTTTAAAACTCCTCTACTTTCAATTTCACTTTTACTATGCCTGCCAAAATGTTTAACAGTATAATCTAAATCAAGTTTTCTTTCTCCATCTCCAAAATAGATAGATTTTATATCAGCTTTACTACCTTCAGATTTTAAGATATTAATATTTTTAGTAATAGTTTCTCTGGCTCCTAATTCAACTGTAATCCAGTTTATTTCACCATCATTTTCAATAACACTTAAATTCAGATCAAAATTTTGGCTTTTATCATTAAGTCTCTGGATTTTGATGAAATTAACAACTGCATTTTCTTTTACAATAATTCTACTTAAACCATTATGAATTACTTTTTTATAATCTTCATTATTATAATCAACAACCAGGTTTAATTCACTACCCTTTTCAGCAATAATTAAATTATTATCATTAAATTCATTTCCCTTAGAACCTGTTTTATAATCTAATTCAAAAGGAGTTTCATATTTTTTACCGGCAGGTGCTTTAATATAAACCCCACTTTCAAAGAATTCATTACCTTTTTTAGCAATAGTATCTTTTAAGTCATCATCTAAATCTATATTTTCAAATCTTTCGAGGCTTTTATTAATTTCAGAATCAGAAATATTTCCATCACCCATATCTTCTACAATCAGATCAGCAAACATTGACTTTTTTTCTAAATATTCTTTTCTATACATATTATCACCTATCCTATACTTCCTTCTAATTCTAAATTAATCAGATTATTTAACTCAACAGCATATTCTAAAGGCAATTCTTTAGCAATTGGCTCTACAAAGCCTCTAACAATCATTGCTTTAGCTTCCTCTTCACTTATTCCCCGACTCATTAAATAAAAGATAGCTTCTTCACTTATTCGACCAACTTTAGCTTCATGACCTATATCTATATCATCTGTATTTAAATCCATAACAGGAACTGTATCAGATTTTGAATCATTATCAAGCATTAGTGATTCACAGGAAACAGTAGATTTGGCATGATCCGCAGAATCAGTAACTTTTAGTAATCCTCTATAAAAAGCATGTCCTCCACCTTTGGCAATAGAACGAGCATTTATATTTGAACTTGTATGAGGTGCAGCGTGAACAACCTTTGCACCTGTATCAAGATACTGATCTTCAGCTGCGAAAGTAACACCTGTATATTCAGCTCTGGCTCCTTTTCCATTTAAAATACTCATGGGATAAAGCATAGATACTTTTGAGCCAAATGAACCGGAAACCCATTCAATCAAACCATCTTTTTCCACAATTGCTCTTTTGGTATTTAAGTTATACATATTTTTTGACCAATTTTCTATTGTACTATAGCGAAGTTCAGCACCTTCTTTTACAAATAATTCAACTGTACCTGCATGAAGATTATTTACAGAATACTTTGGAGCTGAGCATCCTTCAATAAAATGAGCTTTTGCTCCTTTTTCAAGTATAATTAGTGTATGTTCAAATTGTCCTGCCCCGGCTGCATTTAATCTAAAATATGACTGTAAAGGAATATCAACTTCTACATCTTCTGGAACATAAACAAATGAACCACCTGACCAGACTGCTCCATGTAGAGCTGCAAATTTATGATCATCTGGTGGAACTAACTGCATAAAATGTTCTTTTACAATATCCTCATGTTCTTTAAGTGCTCTCTCCATATCCATAAAGATTACACCCTGTTCAACCAACTCTTCTTTTAAGTTTTGATAAACAACTTCAGAATCATATTGAGCTCCTACACCAGCTAGTGATTCTTTTTCCGCTTCAGGAATTCCCAAAGAATCAAAGGTGTTTTTTATATCTTCAGGTACTTCTTCCCAGTCATTCTGAATTTCCCCTTCACCTTTGATATAAGTCAAAATCTCGTCCATATCAAGGTCAGAAATATCTGCACCCCAATCTGGAAGAGGTTTGTTTTGATAGATTTCTAAAGACTTTAAGCGAAATTCAGTCATCCATTCCGGTTCATTTTTTTCTTTAGAAATTTCTCTAATTATTTTAGGTGTTAAACCAATTTTAGCTCGATTACTATAATCTTTATCAGTTTTTTTAT
It includes:
- a CDS encoding SUF system NifU family Fe-S cluster assembly protein, with the protein product MDLNSVYTDLIMHHNNKKENKGELENPDLSEHGHNPNCGDDITLDLNIEDEIIKKAVFHGSGCAISQASTSIMIDLIKGKSVEEALELVDTFIKMIKKEIDDKEELKKLKDARALQNISNMPARVKCAVLSWHTLKEALK
- a CDS encoding cysteine desulfurase codes for the protein MKSKGSLNSNEIKNDFPILSHEVNGQSLHYLDNAATTQKPEQVLKTVEEYNKKFNANPHRGAHYLSVKATEKYEEGRKKVKEFINANSAKEIIFTRNTTESLNLLAYSFAEKELESGDEVLISTAEHHSNILPWQQLSKRKDIKLKYLDINENGEIPFQEIKDKINKNTKILSITHMSNVTGLINDIQKITNYAHKKGVYVIVDGAQAVPHMKVDVQKLDVDFYAFSGHKMLGPMGIGVLYGKKDLLDEMPPFLTGGGMIEYVQKSSSSFAPIPERFEAGTPNVEGVVGLSAAIDYLEKIGMERVFEHEKKLLEYALNEMVKLDYLEIYGSENIENKGGIISFNIEGIHSHDSATIIDSKGVAVRSGHHCAQPLMAELGINSALRASFYIYNDREDIDALIEGIKKAKEMFSNGS
- the sufD gene encoding Fe-S cluster assembly protein SufD → MYRKEYLEKKSMFADLIVEDMGDGNISDSEINKSLERFENIDLDDDLKDTIAKKGNEFFESGVYIKAPAGKKYETPFELDYKTGSKGNEFNDNNLIIAEKGSELNLVVDYNNEDYKKVIHNGLSRIIVKENAVVNFIKIQRLNDKSQNFDLNLSVIENDGEINWITVELGARETITKNINILKSEGSKADIKSIYFGDGERKLDLDYTVKHFGRHSKSEIESRGVLKDKAKKIFRGNLHFKKEAKAADGSEKEHILLMDKRVESDSIPALFTEEDNVQGEHAVSAGQIDENSLFYLMSRGFTKVEAKKLLVEAAFNPIFEKIPLNDLKGSVMNEVKRKLE
- the sufB gene encoding Fe-S cluster assembly protein SufB, with the translated sequence MSENKVDLKEIDRSIHDKKTDKDYSNRAKIGLTPKIIREISKEKNEPEWMTEFRLKSLEIYQNKPLPDWGADISDLDMDEILTYIKGEGEIQNDWEEVPEDIKNTFDSLGIPEAEKESLAGVGAQYDSEVVYQNLKEELVEQGVIFMDMERALKEHEDIVKEHFMQLVPPDDHKFAALHGAVWSGGSFVYVPEDVEVDIPLQSYFRLNAAGAGQFEHTLIILEKGAKAHFIEGCSAPKYSVNNLHAGTVELFVKEGAELRYSTIENWSKNMYNLNTKRAIVEKDGLIEWVSGSFGSKVSMLYPMSILNGKGARAEYTGVTFAAEDQYLDTGAKVVHAAPHTSSNINARSIAKGGGHAFYRGLLKVTDSADHAKSTVSCESLMLDNDSKSDTVPVMDLNTDDIDIGHEAKVGRISEEAIFYLMSRGISEEEAKAMIVRGFVEPIAKELPLEYAVELNNLINLELEGSIG